A region from the Rosa rugosa chromosome 6, drRosRugo1.1, whole genome shotgun sequence genome encodes:
- the LOC133715765 gene encoding AT-hook motif nuclear-localized protein 15 produces MANRWWAGNVAMGAHDSITASTPPSLHLRNSEAEEHNNNNNTPTNSSTSNPNNTPPQKQDDDQDSRDNDREVDNQDPSSGGPDSLEPGSSNRRPRGRPPGSKNKPKPPIIITKESPNALRSHVLEISSGSDIVESIATFAQRRHRGVSVLSGSGIVSNVTLRQPAAPSGVITLHGRFEILSLNGAFLPAPSPPGASGLTVYLGGGQGQVVGGTVVGALLASGPVMIIAATFTNATYERLPLEDESNEGMQLQQQQQQQQQQSGVNSAGNGGNSGSQGLSDQQQQQQQVPIYALPPTLLPNGQMPPDVYWGPPPPRPPPAY; encoded by the coding sequence ATGGCGAATCGATGGTGGGCTGGAAATGTGGCGATGGGAGCTCATGACTCAATCACCGCCTCGACACCACCGTCTCTTCATCTTAGAAACTCTGAAGCCGAAGagcacaacaacaacaacaacacaccCACCAACAGCAGCACCAGCAACCCAAACAACACTCCACCTCAGAAGCAGGACGACGACCAGGACAGCCGTGACAACGATCGAGAAGTTGACAATCAAGACCCTAGCTCCGGCGGCCCCGACAGCCTCGAGCCTGGCTCCAGCAACCGCCGGCCCAGAGGCCGTCCCCCCGGCTCGAAAAACAAGCCGAAACCGCCGATAATCATCACCAAAGAGTCTCCCAACGCTCTCCGGAGCCATGTCTTGGAAATCAGCAGCGGCAGCGACATCGTCGAGAGCATTGCCACCTTCGCACAGCGCAGGCACAGAGGAGTCTCCGTCTTAAGCGGCAGCGGCATTGTTTCTAACGTCACTCTTCGTCAGCCGGCAGCGCCGAGCGGGGTCATAACGCTCCACGGAAGGTTCGAGATTCTGTCCCTAAACGGTGCGTTTCTGCCTGCCCCGTCGCCGCCGGGGGCTAGTGGCCTGACCGTGTACTTGGGCGGCGGGCAGGGGCAGGTGGTTGGTGGGACTGTTGTTGGAGCTCTGTTGGCTTCCGGGCCGGTGATGATCATTGCGGCGACGTTCACTAATGCCACTTATGAGAGACTGCCGCTTGAGGATGAGAGCAATGAAGGGATGCAATTgcaacagcaacagcagcagcagcagcagcaatccGGTGTGAATTCGGCAGGGAACGGAGGGAATTCGGGTTCTCAGGGCTTGAGTGATCAGCAGCAACAACAGCAACAAGTGCCCATTTACGCTTTGCCTCCGACTTTGCTTCCAAATGGTCAGATGCCGCCTGATGTGTACTGGGGTCCTCCACCGCCTAGACCTCCGCCTGCTTACTGA